ACGCTGCCTCCTCAAGGCTTACACCTAAACCCGCTACCCTCCGGACCGCCGCCAATCACCGCACCGGCTTCCTTGACTGGCACTAAAACAGACCAATTGAAATTCTTATCCCCGCCCCTTACGCAAGAACGGCAGGGCAAGCTAGATAGAGAGCGCAGTGATGGACCTGGGAGGGCACAGGCGCTTGCGCTATAGGGTGACCGCTCCCGGCCGCGTGCGGCGCGAAGCTCAGCGCAAGCGCCAAGGCTCAGGCAGTTGGTCGGCCTCCTACTGCGCATGAGCAACAACTACCGGGGAGGGTGCTGGGTTAGAGGCTCTGAACTAACGCCGCAGGTGAGGTCGTTAAACTGTGTCGTGCGCCTCGGCTCCTCCCGGACCGTGAAGGTCAAGGAATGCGTACCGGTTCCCACTCTTTGTTCCTGTCTTAAGCAAGGGGGAGAAATAGAAGGGCTGTACTTCAGCCGGCCGTTGAGAAGAGACCTAGCGGGTTTGAAGCGGGTGAGATGGGTGTGGTAATCCTGCAGGGCTGGGCGGTAACGACCCTTCCGCAGGGCACGCTGGGAGTTGTGGCTCATCACCTCTGGACTCTGAGCTGTGTGTAGAGAGGTGATGGCTTCCGTTTTCCCCGTTACCTAAAACACTTCCTTACGTATTCCTTCTACTGCTTCGAGGTTTTCTTCCTCCACGCCCAATTTCCTACCCTTCCCTTCGGTCTTCATCCACTCAACTGCGGACCCGTTAGAGATGACAGGAGCTGGAGTTCTTAAATTGCCGCACAGGACAGAGAAGGGACTGATGCTGCAGACATTAGGCATGGAGAGAACACCCTTTTAAGGAAGAGAGTAATTGGTGCTGCCTTCTGTGGAGATTTTGTGGTCCATTCTTAGACTCTTAAGGTTTCGGCTTGGTATAATTACTATTTCctgcagaagaaaaaccaaacccgttgccatcaagtcgattccggctcatagaggAAGCAATAATTATAGAAACAACTGTTTGCCAAACTAATGAAGAGACTGTGGGGAGTGCAAACAATTCAAGAGGACTAGATTGTTCGAACGCACCTAGCAgctttgcgggagaaagacctggtgatctgtttttgtaaagattacaaccaagaaaaccttatggaacagttctacgctGTAACGCATAGGATctatatgagtcgaaatcgacttgatgacacctaacaacagattATCAATAAAGATTATCAATAAGTCACTTATATATGGCCATGAAAATTGACAGTCTAAGACCTACTGAAGAGAGCTTATGAAATTGTCAGTAGTAAAAATAATAGTGTGGGTTGTTGATCATGCAATGCTGTGATTCTTTCCCAGGTACCACACCTGCTGGTATTCAGATGGAGCAGCACACTAGTCAGCCCActaacaaaaaagatgaaaaaggtgtgtgtcagaagcCCCACTTCCTTTCACTTAAAAGCCACACCTTCCTAAATGCTCAGCATTTGGGATAATGATTCTAGTTTTATGTTCATTTTCCCCTGTTCATTGGAAGGTATTTGTGTTTATTCTGCATTTCCCACTAAATGGGGACATTgctgtattcccagtgcctagaactgGATCTCTCATATAGTAGAttctcaataattatttgttgaaacaatttcttatttttcttttgtgtcttttaatACTTATAACAAGAATTTACTTGTACAGTGGTCCAAGAAGACATGGCCTTGAACAGATACTCAGTTTGAGTGGGACAGTCCTCTGGGAGCCAGGGAAATGCCtgaggcagtctgactccagagcctgtccACTTAACTGTAGGTGGAATAGACTATCTGAGTAGCCTACTTTGCCATAGCTTGGACATAAATGAACTCATTCTTTTTACAGAGTCTATAAtgcaatggttaaaaaaaaacaaaaagacatgaCTTTAAAGTCTACAGGCCCAGCATTGCCACTTACTTATTGTGGAATCTTAAGCAAGTTTCTTAATCTATTTAAGTTTCCTCAGATAACATGGAGATAGTGCTGCCTACCTTACCAGGTTATGGTGAGGAATATATAAGATACTGTACGTAaagcattgttttattttttctgtcctgCCTCCTTTTGCTGCTTCTCAACCTAATCCTCTGTTCAATATTGTCTAGCCAGAAATATGATTTTTTAGTATAGAGTATATGTAAAGTGTTCTTTAAACTTTACAACCCGGTAGGAAGTGCATCCTTTTATACACGGAAAGGGCTCAAATTATTTAGAAGTGCCTTTGCATGGAAATTAGCAAATTAACAGATATTCAAATGGTGAGAAGAATCTTGAGATTTGAGTTGCAGCTTTTATCTCCTTACCACTTTGCATGAGCCGTCAAATGATTGATGACTCTAGGGCAGGCCTGAGGAGAAGATGGAGGACCTACTGTCTTGtggttagatgccattgagtcagttctgactcacagcaatcgcATGTACAATGTAATGAAACACttatcttgcaccatcctcaagaTCCTTGCTATATCTGAGCCCGTTGTTatagccactgggtcagtccacctcttttttgctgaccctctgctttgccgagtatgatgtctttctctagggactggtccccccgataacatggccaaagtatgtgagatgaagcctcgacATCCTtacccctaaggagcattctggctatactttttccaagtcagatttgttcatttttttggcagtacatggtatattcaatatgcttcaccaacaccattattcaaatatatcagttcttctgtttttgtaaaaatggcttgggcaTGGCGTCAGACCTCCTTCCTTTTAAGGGGgagggagaaccaagatcaacagccctaggctgattcctatgaggcggaggtcaaacatgcctcctctcttcgccatctttaccaattgtaacaggttacaattcaggctcagggacACTCAAAGATACAGTTCTTAACATCAAcatagcctcttctcagctgtgctcacaggcacacctctccctggccctcagtctctgcccaaaggcactcagctttctcactccgtgggctgggaagcccatttCCCTGTCTCCTGTGGGTCTCTATTGCCGgtttctccttccttggtggagGTGGTACCTTCTTCTtccctctggggtggctcatttcaagtccagcaggatggcaaaactgaccaatccctttggtgggctacaattaccctatcacacagtcctgatcaatcacttgggtgggagttataagaccacggctagaagggccacacacaaaaacaatctaTCACAccgcagtcttccttattcattgtccagctttcacatgcctgtgaggtgattgaaaataccatgatttgagtcatgcgcaccttagtcctcaaagtgacatctttgctttttaacattttaaagagttgtGTCGTAATATCACTAGCTCCGATTTGTCTCCCTAACGACCCAAGAAACTGTCTTGTTACATATCTTGCATATCCTCTAGGATCTAGCCCAGCAGTCACTATGTAATGCATCTCAGTGAGAACTTGTAAGATGTAAGCGAATTAAGTTTTAGCTACCCCACCCCTGCCTGGTTTCCCTAATCCCACTCAGGTTTCTTTTCGTCTTATGTATCTTTCCTAAagatgtttggaaaccctggtggcgcagtgtttaaaagctacggctgctaaccaaaaggtcggcagttcgaatccaccgggtgctccttggaaaccctatggggcagttctcctctgtcctgtagggtcgctatgaggtggaatcgactcgaaagcagtgggtttggtttcaaaGATGTTTAGGGCAAGGCCTCAGCACTTTGTAGACCAGGTGCAGGGATCTAATTAGAAAGGCCACGCCTTGTTGGAATGAGTTCTGATTTAGTGGCCTCTGACTTTGTTCCAGCCAAAGAGGAAGTTAGTGCTGTGCCTCTCTGCCGAGCCAAACCCTCCCCCAGCTATATTCATCTTCAAGCAAGCTCCCCAGCAGGCACTTGCTTGAACATCCAGACAACAAAGCTACCCTCAGGTGAGGATGCAGGGAGGGTTTGCAAAATGGACTCAGCAGTGGGGAGGGGTGGCATGGAGGGAGGTGTCCTGGGCTTTCTCCTTTTGGTCTAGTTGCCAACTGTGTGCCAAGGCACCTCTAGATTTTCCATTGGCAGCTCATTGATTGTTCAGTTCTTCCTGGTTCTACTAATTTGCATTATTTTCTTGCTTATTAACACCCTTGGTAGACTAAGCAGAAGGGAAATGAAAATCTTAATGCTTGCTAGCAATGGTAATTGAAAGGTGGTCAGAGAAGGAAATAATGACTGTTAGCTCAGTCTgtttctttgaatttcagttatTCATCATTTCCTTGGGAAAGTCAGTGGGTATTTGGCATTCCTGTGGGGAGCTTAACAGGGCAGTAGTCAGTCATGACCCCTGTTTTTGAGGACCTCAGGATCTAACAAAGAAGTTAGAACCAGTAAATACAGAAACAAGAGGTAATATAATTACCAAGGCTAACTAAGAGCTGGCTATGCATAATGTGTTTGACGATATTAGGAAAAAATGGGCCAATGCAGCAAGAATAGTTGAAGTTAGACAACAAGAAGAACTTAGGTCACTGCTAATGAAACACTCTGTTTACCTGAAAAAGAGAAGTTGGGGTATCACCTGAGTTCTTAAGACGGAGGTTAGGCTTCACTCCCAGACCATTTCATTCACTCATCAAATAATTACTGAACACTTACATGTGCGAGGCACtcttctaggtgctggggatacagcagggaacaaagacaaaaatctctgccttGCTGGAACTTATATTCTAAAAGGGTGacttaaacaaaaattaaataagtaaTTACAAAATATGCCCTATGATTATAACTATTATGGGGGAAATAAAGTAAGGGAAGGGGTAACGAGTTCCAGTGATTGGTTTCAGATTCGGGTAGGGTGGACAGGTAGGCCTCACTGAGAACGTGACAGCTCAGCAAAGGTATGTCTGGGTTGCCTTGTGCCTGGAGAGATTAGAGGGGTCATTTTATTCGAGCCCTTCCAATCTCAGTACAATTATAAAATTTCTCCCCTTTGTCCCCTTTGCACCTCCATTCCTCTTCCTTCAGGAGTTAACCACAAGCCCAAGGAATGCATAGGACTCCTAGAATGTATGTATGCCAATCTCCAGCTCCAGACCCAGCTTGCCCAACAACAGATGGCCATTCTGGAAAATTTACAAGCATCCATGACACAACTGGTTCCTGGGAGGGAAAGCAAGACCTCTCTCCCAGCTGTATCTCGTAATCTGTTTTTAAATCACTTGCCCCAATTCAGTAAATGAACTGTGGAACAAAGTTATTGTGTAAacttttccctctctcttcccaGTCAACATTTGATGGAATCTGGGCATATATTCTACATGTGGTTGGTTTATTCACAAGTTCATAGTAAGTGTTCGTTGAGTATAAAGCATTATACAAGGCACTTGGGGATACATGTTACAGAAGAGACAGTTGTGGGGGATTTACTGTCTAACAAGGCAGATAAAACAGATAATTCACTGCAAAATTTAGTGGTGCTCTAAGGGGGAATGAGAGTTCAGAGAGAACATTGGAGGTTACTGAGATACAACTGGACCAGCCTTGGAATCTTGCTGGAGGAAGTAGCTTTATGATGATATTTGAAGAAGGGGAGCGATTGGGTGGTATGGACAAATGGAGTCAAGTAGTTACATGTCAGGTGGAAAAATTGGACAAAGACCTGGAAGTAGGAGAATAAACCAACAGAAATGAGGAACAGAGAAATGATGGCAGCTTTCCCCGCCACCAGAATATGGGGCAGGAGGAGGGATTAGGTAGAAAGAAGACCTGAAAACAGGGCAGCTCTCCCTGGGGACTGTCTCTGATAGCAGCTATTGGAAGCTCTGATTTTACTGGAAGCAGTGGAGAGACATTGGCAGCTTGCAaatagcagcaaagtacacataaGGGAGTAGACACACCGTGGGCAAAACATTTTGGCGGGGGAGAGAGAATGGTAGCTGAGAGGCCTGCGTAAAGTAATAATAGTGATCTGATGTAAAATTACCATGGTCTGGATAAAGGGTTTAGAAATGAAGACAGGAAATGGGTAAATCCAAGCAGAGATGGAGTAGTCTTGAGCATGAAAACACCAAGAGTCAGCAGTCTCTAAGTTGGGAAGTCAGTTTAGTTTTAAGGAGGTTCAGGTCCAGCCCTAAGTTTTCAGTATTTGTGAAGGAGGCAACTGAGGTTGGCCTAGCTATTTGAGCCACATGAAGTC
This DNA window, taken from Elephas maximus indicus isolate mEleMax1 chromosome 3, mEleMax1 primary haplotype, whole genome shotgun sequence, encodes the following:
- the TSACC gene encoding TSSK6-activating co-chaperone protein, whose translation is MQCCDSFPGTTPAGIQMEQHTSQPTNKKDEKAKEEVSAVPLCRAKPSPSYIHLQASSPAGTCLNIQTTKLPSGVNHKPKECIGLLECMYANLQLQTQLAQQQMAILENLQASMTQLVPGRESKTSLPAVSRNLFLNHLPQFSK